One Glandiceps talaboti chromosome 2, keGlaTala1.1, whole genome shotgun sequence genomic region harbors:
- the LOC144446478 gene encoding E3 ubiquitin-protein ligase TRIM45-like: protein MSSTLATFPEKMNKTLLFCGICLEQYKTPKRLPCLHNFCESCLVTQLEKRGGDDVTHVLCSTCRRSFQLPEAGVAGIPTDLFLSELTEIIRKQDEGSDNARKCEGCQEGEPVKHCVDCGFDMCKICARSHRRFPATRSHYLMTLEEFQSAKLNDLASVQTPLYCTSHTDNPVEVFCDTCDKVICIKCTVLDHPLTTHKYRHLQEAALEYSTKCDQVIGQLEVKEIEAKQSQTAVKVVEEALEEGYLREKEQIKDHIQKTIDKVTRLIQQSGDTLLRELKEEYGDRKMNLDAQLKELNGAENDMSYTREYTNNVMQYGNASQLMVAKTDISAQVEVLLSVETKADPIENDYLEFLPFNHLCDATSVGILQTHAENYKLTNVPEFVRVDECISVTMATETPQMKTKTNTSMVEASIKKPGESIEDAEVKKNDDGTWTLKARGNVCGKHELSASVRQKAVQGSPVCIDVIPRKGLLWQVGNKGSGLGSLKNAGGIRPTRDGRLQVCDRDNHRFQTFTTEGQPNTIIKLSNISYTVSPVYSVQAESGDIFTTDRGNNQVIVHDENGHVMRCFGEGVLEDPYGIAISPRSGMVYVVDYSGHCIHIYNQDGNLYKTFGTQGQGQGQLYHPFDIKIVQDGKVFVTDCWNNRIQVFNSDGQYLYSFGSHGSGDGQMNYPTGLALDSASNVYVCDQGNNNRVLKFTPDGEFICRIDSDDNQCSSPTGYTGLNSLGVFPSPVPEN, encoded by the exons ATGTCGTCAACATTGGCTACGTTTCCTGAGAAAATGAACAAAACGCTGCTCTTTTGTGGCATTTGTTTGGAGCAATACAAAACCCCTAAACGTCTACCATGTTTACACAACTTTTGCGAGTCGTGTTTGGTAACGCAGTTGGAGAAacgtggtggtgatgatgtgaCACATGTACTATGCTCAACATGTCGACGTTCCTTCCAACTACCAGAGGCTGGCGTTGCAGGTATTCCTACTGATTTGTTTCTAAGTGAATTGACTGAAATAATCAGAAAACAAGACGAAGGGTCAGATAATGCAAGGAAATGTGAGGGATGTCAGGAGGGAGAACCTGTAAAACACTGTGTAGATTGTGGTTTTGATATGTGTAAAATTTGTGCTCGTTCACATCGTCGATTCCCTGCTACTAGATCACACTATCTCATGACCTTGGAAGAGTTCCAGTCTGCTAAGTTGAATGACCTCGCCTCAGTTCAAACGCCATTGTACTGTACAAGTCATACTGACAATCCAGTTGAAGTTTTCTGTGATACTTGTGATAAAGTAATCTGTATAAAATGTACTGTTTTGGACCATCCACTGActacacataaatacagacaCTTGCAAGAAGCAGCATTAGAATACTCAACGAAATGTGATCAAGTGATAGGGCAGTTGGAAGTTAAAGAAATTGAAGCAAAGCAAAGTCAAACTGCGGTCAAAGTTGTTGAAGAAGCACTTGAGGAAGGTTACCTTAGAGAGAAAGAGCAGATCAAAGACCACATCCAAAAGACGATAGATAAAGTAACCCGTTTGATACAACAAAGTGGCGATACATTACTGAGAGAACTAAAAGAGGAGTATGGTGATAGGAAGATGAATTTGGACGCACAGCTGAAAGAGCTAAATGGCGCTGAAAACGACATGTCCTACACAAGAGAATATACCAATAACGTGATGCAATATGGAAATGCCAGTCAGCTGATGGTTGCCAAGACAGACATCTCTGCACAAGTAGAAGTGTTGCTAAGTGTGGAGACTAAAGCAGATCCGATAGAAAATGACTATTTGGAGTTCTTACCATTTAATCATCTCTGTGATGCAACAAGTGTGGGTATACTACAGACACATGCCGAAAACTACAAGTTAACCAACGTCCCAGAATTTGTCAGAGTCGATGAATGTATTAGcgttactatggcaacagagacaccacaaatgaaaacaaaaactaaCACGAGTATGGTTGAGGCGAGTATAAAGAAACCCGGTGAAAGCATAGAAGATGCAGAAGTGAAGAAGAATGATGATGGAACATGGACACTGAAAGCACGTGGAAATGTCTGTGGAAAACACGAACTGTCAGCATCTGTACGTCAAAAGGCTGTGCAAGGGTCTCCAGTTTGTATTGATGTTATTCCACGGAAAGGTTTACTTTGGCAGGTTGGCAACAAGGGAAGTGGCTTAGGGTCACTCAAAAATGCTGGGGGTATTCGCCCAACTAGGGATGGACGTTTGCAAGTATGTGATCGAGACAATCACAGATTTCAGACATTCACAACAGAGGGCCAACCAAATACTATAATCAAGCTCAGTAACATCTCGTACACGGTTTCTCCAGTCTATTCAGTGCAGGCAGAGAGTGGCGATATATTTACCACTGATCGTGGAAATAACCAGGTTATTGTTCATGACGAAAATGGTCACGTCATGAGATGCTTTGGTGAGGGTGTCTTGGAAGACCCGTATGGAATCGCCATTAGTCCTCGGAGCGGAATGGTTTACGTCGTAGACTACAGTGGTcattgcatacatatatacaatcaaGATGGAAACCTCTACAAGACGTTTGGCACTCAAGGTCAAGGCCAAGGTCAGCTCTACCATCCATTTGATATCAAGATTGTTCAGGATGGCAAAGTTTTTGTAACGGATTGCTGGAATAACAGAATCCAAGTTTTCAACTCCGATGGTCAGTATCTGTACTCCTTTGGTAGTCATGGCTCAGGGGATGGGCAGATGAATTACCCGACTGGATTGGCCTTAGACAGTGCCAGTAATGTGTATGTCTGCGACCAGGGTAATAACAACAGAGTGTTGAAATTTACTCCAGATGGTGAATTTATCTGTCGTATTGACAGTGATGACAATCAGTGCAGTAGTCCAACTGGT TACACAGGCTTGAACAGTTTAGGTGTTTTTCCGAGTCCTGTACCTGAAAATTAA
- the LOC144449591 gene encoding uncharacterized protein LOC144449591 — protein sequence MPSKKKKYNARFPPARIKKIMQTDEDVGKVAAAVPVLISKALEIFVKSLITEASAQTKSRNAKTMTTAHIKQGILNESKFDFLKDLVQNIPDITNEDDDGPTGSDGRPKQTRPRKITNSKANARSSSSGESTAEAESDDENSTHRLVIKSTSSTVPGAAAASTPSPSYYSSLPHSIPTPTLPTMPQMPHLPSMSQQPTFIPQMYMPSTSSSAMGSLQKTSNDDDDDDEDYDS from the exons ATGCCAAGTAAAAAGAAGAAATACAATGCCAGATTTCCTCCG GCACGAATCAAGAAGATAATGCAAACGGATGAAGATGTTGGAAAAGTGGCTGCCGCTGTTCCAGTGCTCATAT CAAAAGCCTtggaaatatttgtgaaatcacTTATAACTGAGGCTAGTGCACAAACAAAGTCAAGAAATGCAAAGACAATGACAACAGCACATAT AAAACAAGGTATTCTCAATGAAAGTAAGTTTGACTTTTTAAAAGATCTGGTACAGAACATACCTGATATTACAAATGAAGATGATGACGGGCCAACAGGGTCAGATGGCAGGCCAAAACAAACAAG GCcaagaaaaattacaaacaGTAAAGCCAATGCAAGGTCGTCATCATCTGGAGAGTCCACAGCAGAG GCTGAATCAGATGATGAAAACTCCACACACAGACTAGTTATCAAGTCAACATCAAGCACAGTACCTGGTGCAGCTGCTGCCAGCACCCCAAGTCCTAGTTACTACAGTAGCCTACCTCATTCCATACCTACACCAACACTCCCCACAATGCCACAGATGCCTCATTTACCATCAATGTCGCAACAGCCAACATTCATACCACAGATGTATATGCCATCAACATCAAGCAGTGCAATGGGTAGTTTACAGAAAACAagtaatgatgatgacgatgatgatgaagacTATGATTCATGA